The Gemmatimonadales bacterium nucleotide sequence GCCCCGGAAGGAGAAGGAGACGTTGCTGACGCCGCCGCTCACCAGGACGTGGGGCAGGGTCGACTTGATCCGCCGGGTGGCCTCGATGTACTCGACCGCATAGTTGGCGTGCTCCTCGATCCCGGTGCCGATGGCGAAGATGTTCGGGTCGAAGACGACGTCCTCCGGCGGAAAGCCCACTCGCTCGGTCAGGATCCGGTAGCACCGGGTGCAGATCTCCACCTTCCGCTCGGCCGTGTCCGCCTGGCCCCGCTCGTCGAACGCCATCACGATCACCGCGGCCCCGTAGCGCCGGACCAGACTGGCGTGGTGGACGAACGCCTCCTCACCCTCCTTGAGGCTGATCGAGTTGACCACGCCCTTCCCCTGGACGCACTTGAGCCCCGCCTCGATGACCGACCACTTGGACGAGTCGATCACCACCGGTACCCGGCTGATGTCCGGCTCGGCGGCGATGAGCTGGAGGAACTTCACCATCGCCTGCTGCGAGTCGAGCATCCCTTCGTCCATGTTGATGTCGATCATCTGCGCGCCGCTCTCCACCTGCTGGCGCGCGACCTCGACCGCAGCCTCGTAGTCGCCGGCCAGGATCAGGCGGGCGAATTTCCGCGAGCCGGTCACGTTGGTCCGCTCGCCGACGTTAGCGAAGATGCTGTCCGGTCCAATCGTGAGGGGCTCGAGCCCGCTCAGGCGGCACGTGGGCTCGACCGCCGGTCGCTTCCGCGGCGGCACGCCGCGCACCGCGTCCACAATGGCGCGAATGTGGGCCGGGGTGGTCCCGCAGCAGCCGCCCACGAAGTTCACCAGTCCGCTTTCCGCGAACTCCCCGAGCACCTCGGCCATGTGCTCCGGCGTATCGTCGTACTGGCCGAACTCGTTCGGCAGGCCGGCGTTCGGATGGGTGCTCACGAACACGGGCGCTACCCGGGACAGCTCCTGGACATACTGCCGGAGTGCCTGGGCGCCGAGGGCGCAGTTGAGCCCCACGCTGAGCGGGCGGCCGTGCGCCACCGAGTTCCAGAACGCCTCGGTGGTCTGGCCCGAGAGGGTGCGCCCACTCGCATCCACGATCGTACCGGAGATCATGATCGGCAGCCGAATGCCAGTCGCCTCGAATACCTGGTCGATGGCGAAGAGGGCGGCCTTGGCGTTGAGCGTGTCGAAGATCGTCTCGACCAGCAGCAGGTCTGCGCCGCCGTCGATCAGGCCGCGCGCCCCGTCGGTGTACGTGGCCACCAGCGCGTCGAAGCTCACGTTCCGAAAGCCGGGATCGTTCACGTCGGGCGAGAGCGATGCGCTGCGGTTGGTGGGGCCGAGCACCCCGGCCACGAATCGCGGCACGTCGGGATCACGGCGCTCGTAGGCGTCGCAGGTCTCCCGGGCCAGCCGGGCCGCGGCATGGTTCAACTCGTAGACCAGCTCCTCCATGCCATAGTCGGCCAGCGACATGGCGTTGGAGGTGAAGGAGTTGGTCTCGATGATATCGGCGCCCGCGTCGAGATAGGCGGCGTGGATCGCGCCGATGATGCCGGGCTGGGTGAGCGTGAGCAGGTCGCTATGGCCCCGGAGCTCGCGCGGCCAGTCGGCAAACCGCTCGCCCCGGTAGTCGCGCTCGCCCAGCCCGTAGGTCTGGATCATGGTCCCCATGGCGCCGTCCAGCACCAGGATACGACGGTCCAGCAGCGTCTCCAGCTCCTGGAGCCGGCTCGTGCGGGTCCAGCGCGTGCTTCCGGTCCGGGGGACGGGGGGTTGATCGACCAGCACTCGAGTCTCCGGGGGTAAACAAAGACCCCTGAAGCCAAAACGCCTCAAGGGTGAGCGTTTTAGCGGTTGTTTAACGTGGCCGCAAGCAGCGCAAATCGCCACGAGTCGATTGTCCGACCACTCAAACCTAATGGGAGGCCGGGGCCCGGCAAGGGTATCAGAGCCCCAGGCGGCGGCTGTTGCAAGCGCGAGGCCAGGAAGCGGAGCAGTGCCTCGTTGGCGGCGCCGTCCGCTCCATCACATCCAACTGAGCACGAATCCCCGGACGACGTACAGGATCAGCCATGCCACCATAGGGCTCATGTCGAACATTCCCAGGGGCGGCAGAATGCGCCGAATGGGCTCAATGAGCCAGTCGGTGGCGGCCACGACCGGGCGCATCCAGCGGGAGTACGGCGACAGCCCCAGCCAGGAGGCAATCACCCGGACGAAGATGGCGCCCATCAGCAGCGCAAAGAGCGCGTCGACCAGGAAGCGCGCCAGCGCGCGCGGACCGGAGGAGGCGACGACACTGAGGGAGACGGCCACTCCGGCGAGCCAGTGGACCAGCGTGAGCAGCAGCAGTCCCCCGAGGACCACCAGCACCACCAGCCAGAGCGGGGCATCCTGCGGGCTGCCGCCCGCTCGAATGATCCGCCGTTCCAGCGGCAGCAGGATCGGATCGCTCGCCCGGCGGACCAGGCGGGGCCACGCCCCGAACGGGCTGAGGCGGCGGCGGCGCACCGCCCAAGTGGTCAGGCCGACGATCGACGCGTACACCAGGGCGAAAACGACCAGCGCCCGGGCCCCGAGGTCGAGGGTGGGAAAAAACACGACGCTCAGCGGTCCGGCGTGTCGCCGACCCGGACTGGTCGCTGCGCGCCCGAGGCGGTGGTGCACATCAAGGTGAAGCGGCCGCCGTTGAGCGAGGCTTCCTCCAGAATCTGGCTGTCGCCCCGGCAGGAGAGGATCTGGTGGGCCCCAGGCTTGCGGAAGGCCACGGTCACTACCGGCTCGCGCTCGAGATTCACCAGGCGCCGCACAGTGGCTCCGCTCAGACTGTCGATTCCCATCTGGCGGAAGGAGCTGGCCGGGCGCCCCATGTGGGAGCCGCGGTAATCGATGGCCCGGTCCACCAGGTCGAAAACCTCCCTGCCCAGCATCTCCGCGTCACCTGGGGGCTGGCTGGACCGGGACTGGGCCGCCGCCGGGCGGCCGGTGTCCGTCTTGCCGCACGCGGTGAGTATCAGCAGCATCGCGAGCGCGCAGGAGGTCCGCCGCCTCATTCCATCGCGAATTCGCGGTTGAACACCACCTCGAAGCTGAACGTCTTGGCCCGGCTGCGGGTCTCCATGATCTCCGCGATGCGCTTCAGCCGGGCCGGAATTCCCATGATCTTCTCCTGCGCGATCCGGCCGAGCTCATTGAGGCCCTGGAGGCTCTCGATCTTCCAGTACCGGATCTGCTCCTGCACGATCCGCAGGTAGTCGCGCGGACCGTAGATCCCGGCCCGCCGGATCACGTCGGCCAGCTCCTTGAAGCCGGGCATGGAGACGCCGGGCATATCGATGGCGGGCAGGATGAACGAGGCGGAATGCAGCGCCTGGTTGGGATCCCGTTCCAGAATGAGCTCGAAGACGCTTCGATAGAACGCGTAGTGCCGCGCCTCGTCCTTGGCCACATGCCCCAGCGTCTCGCCCAGCCTGGGCTCGTACTCGGACACGATGCGTCCTGTCTCACCGTGGGAGAACTGGGTGGCACGCTCCTGGACGGTGGTGTACACGAACACCCGGTAGGGGTCGCGGTCCCACTCCGGGTGGAAGCCGCGGCGGAGATACTCGAACTGCATCTCCTCGATCTTTCGCTGGTCGAACAGGCGGGTGTCGCGGGCGTAGTCGTGGAGCACCTGCCCGTGCCGGTCCTCCTCCGCGGTCCAGAGGTTGTTCCATCTCCGCCAATGGCTCTCATCGCCCAGATACACGGCCAGCAGCCGGTGGAAGTGCGGCAGCCCCTCCTCGGTCAGCATGTTGAGGGCAAGCGCCGCCCGGATCGGATCGGGGATGCCCTCCGCCTGGGTCCGGAGCTGGCGGACGAAATCGTCGGGGCAGACACCGGGTTGGGGCTGGATCAGGTCGGCCGGGAACCAGAGCTCGCGCTTCCGCTCGTGCGCTTCCATCAACTCCTGGACCGGCCCTTCCAGGTCCCGCAGCACTTCGACTTTGGAAGCCAGTTCAATGGCCGGATCGGTGGCTGTGCCCATGTGGTTCCTTCACGGCAGGTAGCCTTATAAGCAGAGGACCAGCCCCTAAAGATAGCGTGGCTGGTCCGGTCAATGCCAACAGTCGGCCCACCGCAGCGGCGGGGAAATCAGGGGGCATCAGGCCCGATCTGCTTCTCCATCAGGTACCAGCTCCGGTGCCCGATGTAATCGTCTCGCTGAAAGATACGCCGCCACCCCAGCGCCGCCAGCAGCGCCTCCGACCGAAGGTCGTCGGTCCAGAACTCGGCGATGTGGCCCCCGGTGAGCCCCGCCCGCTCCTCGAAGGCCGCCAGCAGCCTGTGAGCGTGGCCTTGGTGCCGCTCCTGCGGCAGGACCACCACATCGACCAGATGCGCGACGCCGCCGCGGAGCCAGTACCGCAGGCCACCGATCCAGTTACCGATCTCGTTGCTCAGGACGAGATAGTGCTCATCCGGGGCGGCGGACCCCCCGTTGGGATCCTCCTCCTGGTCGAGCAGATCCGAGAACCAGGCCGAGAAGTCCTCGTCCTGTTCCATCTCCCGAATCGTAAGTTCGCTCATGTGGTTACCCGCCTCCCAGAGGAAACGCGCTGACCCAATCGCAGCAACACTAATGCCAGCCGAAAAAGTTCCTGTCTGTGAAGAGGGTCACGCCAATTCGCTCGCGGCCCGCCTCCACACCAGGGAAGTATCGGAGCGAAGGAAGGAGGCTGAGTCCATTGCCCGCAAGCGGAGCCAACTCGTGCTCCGGCTAACGGTTGCCTCGGGCGATCAAGCGCCTAGTTTGCAGCGAAGAGCCCCGCTCCGGGCTCGATCTCTCGGAGGAGTCCGCCACGATGCCCGATACCGCCCGAACTGTCCGTCCAGTCGTGGTGCACTGCATATTCTGCGGGAAAGCGAACCGGGTCGATCTGACTCGATTGTCCGCCGGTCCCAAGTGCGCCCAATGTGGCCGCCCCATCCTGCTCGATCGCCCGCTCAAGGTGAGTGAGGCGGACTTCGAGTCGACCCTCAAGGGGTCGAGCGTGCCCGTGCTGGTCGACTTCTATGCCGACTGGTGCGGCCCCTGTAGAATGATGGCCCCCACCCTGGACGACTTCACCCGGCAGCACGCCGGCGAGCTCCTGGTGTTGAAGCTCGATACCGACGCCAGCCCGGCCATCTCCACCCGGTTCGGTATCCGGGGGATCCCCACCATGATCGCGTTCCACAACGGGGTCGAGCGAAGCCGGCATGTCGGGGCCGCGGACCTCGCAACGCTGGAGGCTCTGGCCGGGCGCGCGCAGTGAGCGGCGCAGCCGACCGATTGTCGCTGCCTAGCGCAGTCCGATGGCGGTGGCCACGCCGATCCCCAGCGCGGCCAGAGCCAGGAGCAGAGCAAAGAGCGGCAGCGTGAAACGCAGCCAGTCCTCGTAGCGCACGCCTGCCGCCGCGAGCATGGCCATGAGAGCGCCGTTGGTCGGGGTGATGACCTCGCACAGGCCGGCCCCGTACTGGTACGCCAGCACGGTCACCTGACGGGAGAGGCCGATCAGGTCGGAGAGCGGGACCAGCAGAGGCAGCGTGAGGACCGCCTGACCGCTGGTGCTCGGGACCGGGAAGTGGACCATGGTGTGGACGGCCATCATTCCCAGCGCCGCCAGAGTCGTCGGGAGGCCCGCGATGGGGGCGAACAGTCCCTGGACGATCGTGTCCACGATGCGCCCCTCGTCCAGCACCACGTAGATCCCCCGCGCAAAGCCGATCAGGAGCGCCGCGAACGCCATCGAGCGAAATCCTTCCACGAAGGCATCGGCGATGTCGGCCAGACGCAGGCCGCCAAGCAGACCCGCGACCACCCCCATGAGAAAGAAGAGCGCCGAGAGCTGGTCGAAATCCCAGCCCAGTCGAAGCACCCCCAGGATGAAGAACACGAAGCTGAGCAGGACGGCGGCCAGCACCGCCGTCTGCCGCCATCCGGCGGCCTCCGCGCCGCTCCGCCCCGAGGCCCCAATCGGGTGCACCTCCGGTACTCCGCGGGTCCGCTGTGCGAAGAGCATGGTCCCCGCAATCCAGGTCAGCCACGCCGGGATCAGAAAGGCGATTCGGAACTGCCAGCCCGAGAGGAGCGGGAGCTGCGCCACCTTCTGGGCGATCCCAACCTGGAACGGGTCGATGAAGCTGAAGGACGCCCCGATTGCCGAGGCGCCGAGGCTCATCGCCACCGCAGTCAGCGGGTTGAACCCGAGCTGCCGGGTGAGCAGCAGGAGCACGGGCACGAAGGCGATCAGCTCCTCCTGCATCTGGATGAGGACGCCCCCCAGCCCGAAGGCCAGGCCGGCCGCCGGCACCACCCACAGGCCGCGCCGCGCGAGCCGGGACGCCAGCCAATTCACCAGCGCTGCCAGCGCCCCGGTCCGGTCCACCACGGCGAAGGCGCCCCCCACCAGGAAGACGTAAAAGATCACAGCCGAGGCATCGGCCATGCCCTTGGGAATGGCGACCAGCGCGTGGAAGGCCCCGACCGGCTGCCCCTCAACCCGGGCAAATGTCCCCGGCACCACCACACTCCTTCCGGTGGCGGCGTCCTCTCGGCGCTCGAACTGGCCGGCCGGAAGCAGATGGGTCAGCGCGGCCGCCAGGAGGGTACAGGCGACCAGGAGAATCAGGGGATGGGGAAACCGGATCCGCCCGCGCTCCGGCATGCCGGTCAAAGGGTCCGGCAGTGCCGCGTGACCGGCGGCTTGCTGGCGCAGGCGATCCGATCGTTCATCGAGCCGGTGAGGGGCCCGCAGGCGGCGGTCTGCGCCTCCCGGAGCGCGTCCGCTTCCGAGCTGCCTGAGGCCCGGCCCGTTCCGGACCGTCCCTCGAACTCGACCGCCACACTGCACTCGGCACGCTGGCTCGAGAGGGTGGTCCAGAGGAGGAAGGCTACGAAGGCCAGTACCACCGCCACGGTGAGGGCCCGGCCCCGGGCGATCATGAGGGCACGCTCCAGGCGGGTGTCAGGATGGCCGCGGAACCACTGGGGGGCGACCCCTGTTCAGCAGCGTACCGGGTGGCCGTGGGTCGCCTCGTCGAGAGAGGAGTCCGCTGATGGAGTGTCCGGAGGTCAGGCTGTGTCTCTGGGAATATCTGGATCAGGAGCTCGGGGCGGAAGAGGCCGCGTCGGTCAGAGCTCATCTGAGTGACTGTACCGGCTGCCGGCCGGAGTACTGTTGCGATCGGGCCCTGCTCCTCCTCCTTGCCCGTTGCGCAGCCGCCCACCCGGGCGCTCCTCCCCGTCTCCACCGCGCCGTTCGCGCTCGCCTGGCCTGAGCCCCCCGCGTGCTCACTGCAGGATTCGCCGCCTGCTCTACAGCAGAGTACCCCGGAGCACCAGCAGGGCGACGCTGAAATAGATCACCAGACCGGTCACGTCCACCAGCGTCGCCACGAACGGCGCGGAGGCGCTGGCCGGGTCGAAGCCGATCCGTCGGAGCACGAACGGCAGCATCGACCCGGCGAGCGAGCCGAACAGCACGACCCCCACCAGCGCCAGCGCCACCGTCTGGGCGATCAGGACATGGTGCGGACCATAGTCGTACCAGCCGAGGCGCTGCCACAGGAGAATCCGCATCAGGCCGATGATCCCCAGGATCGCGCCCAGCGCCAGGCCCGCCGGTAGCTCTCGCACTGCCACCCGCCACCAGTCCTTCAGCTGGACCTCCCTGAGCGCCATCGAGCGGATGATCAGCGAGGTGGCCTGGGAGCCCGAGTTGCCGCCCGAGCTGATGATGAGGGGGATGAAGAGCGCCAGCACCACGGCGTGACTGATCTCCGCCTGAAAGTGGCCCATGGCGCCGGCCGTGAGCATCTCGCCCAGAAAGAGCGCGCAGAGCCACCCGGCCCGCTTCCGGATCATCGCGCCGAGGCGGATCTGCATGTACGGCTCGTCCGTGGCGGCCATGCCGCCGAACTTCTGCACATCCTCGGTCTGCTCGCTGATGAGCGCGTCGATGACGTCGTCCACCGTCACGATGCCGAGCACGTGGTTGCCGTCGTCGACCACCGGGATCGCCAGCAGGTTGTACTTGGAGATCAGCCGGGCCACGTCCTCCCGGTCGGTCAGTGGGCCCACGGTCACCGGCCGGCGAGAGTCGCTCACCGCGATCACCCGGTAGGCTGGGTTGGCCAGCATGATCTCCCGCAACGACACCACTGTCTCGAGCCGCTGGTCCTTGGGATTCAACACATAGATGGCGTAGACCGTCTCCTTGGCCTCGCCGACTTCGCTGATGTGGCGCTTGACCTGATCCACCGTCCAGGTGGAGGGAACCCCGACGAATTCCGTGCTCATGATGCCGCCCGCACTGGACGGCGGGTAGGCCAGGAGCAGCTTGAGCGCGTCGCGGGTAGGCGCGTCGAGGAGATGAAAGAGACGGGTGCGGTCGGCTTCCCGCAGGGTCCGGAAAAGCTCGACCTGCTGGTCCGAGGAGATCGCCTCGATCAGGGGGACGGCGGTCTGCTCGTCCAGCCGCTCGAAAATCTCTCCCCGCCGGTCGAGCTCCGGCTCGTCCAGCAGCTGGACGGCCAGGTTGAAGGGGAGCGCGGCCACGACCCGCGCGGCGGCCTCGACCGGCAGCTGGTTGAGCGCCTCGGCGACGTCCGCCGGACGGAGGTTCTCGCAGGCGGCGAGGAGGTCCTCCGCGTCGCCGGCCAGGAGATACAGCAACTCGGGCGAGGGAGGGGCCGGCAGGGCGGACATGGGACCTCCGGAGGCGGAGCGGGGTCACCCGGCAGTCGAAGGACTGCTCACCGAATCTTCGATCCAGCGCAGGTACGCGGGATCGCCGTCCACGATGGCGACCGCGACGATTTCCGGGACGTCGTACGGATGCAGCTCGCACAGCCTGGTCCGTAACGCCGGGAGCCGCGACAGCGTGGTCTTGAAATGGCAGTACCACTCAGTGGCACTGGCCACCCGGCCCTGCCACCAGTAGGTGCTGTCGATCGGCCCCTGCACCTGGCTACACGCTGCAAGCCGCGCGCCCACCAGGTCGGCCGCGATCCGCGCGGCGCTCTCCCGGTCGGGCAGGGTGGTGGTGACCTGGCAGCAGCCGGTCATGTGCGGGGTGCCCCGCGTGCCGATATATTGGAGAGACCTTTAGTGCTTCGCCGGCCCGCCTGCCGCGGCTGCGAGGCCCGGCGTCTCGGCACCCCGCTTGCCATCCGACAGGGGATTCACCGCGGCGCGCCAGCCGCTCTTGAAGGTGATGGTCAGCCGGTACCCCAATGGGTCCGCCGATACGTTCACCACGTCGGGAAGCGTGCGGGCGTAGGCAACGGCGGCATCGGCCTGGCGCTGCAGCGCCTCAGGCGAGTCGCCCTGGGCGGCCCGGCCGAACTCACGCGAGATCGCGACCGCCTCGGCCTGTTCCCGGCCATAGCGGGCGAACTGGTCGGGTGGGACCAGCCCGGATTCGTCGCTGAGTCGCTTGTCGAGGTCGTAGGTCCGGCAGGAAGCGAGCGCCAAGAGCATCAGCAGTGTGCCCGAGCGTGCGATCATCAGGTCCTCTGCGTTCACGAGTTTGCCCAAGTAAAGCTACGCCCGAAGGTAACGACTCCCATGCGATTTGCCACGCCCGCCGCTGCCTGCCTTCTGCTCGTCGCAGTGCCGACGCTCGCTCTTCCCGCCCCAGCCGCGGCTCAGCAGCAAGACGCAACGGTGCTCCACTGGTGGCACGGCGCGGTGGCCATCGGTGGTCTCTCGGCGCTCATGTTGTTGGATCATCCGGTGCAACGCTTTTCCCAGGATAATCGGGGCACAGGTTCGGCCAATGTCGCCAGCTTCGTGCGTCATTTCGGCCAGCCGGAAGTGTACGGGACCATGACGGCTGGTCTGATCGTGGCCGGGCTGGCGACTCACCATGATCGGGTTGCCAGGCTCGGCGCCCGCATGGGAGTGTCGCTCCTTCTGGCCGGTGCGGCCAATCAGGGTGCCAAACTGGCCTTCGGCCGGCCCAGGCCGGATCAGAGTCTGGATGCCGATGGTTACAACCCGTTCTCTGGGCAGGCGTCCATGCCGTCGGGTCACACCGCCATGGCGTTCGCCTGGGCCACCACGCTGGCGGACGAGATTCATCACCCTTTGGCCACGGTGGGCCTCTACGGCCTCGCCACGACCGTGGGTTGGTCGAGAATCAACGACAACCGTCATTGGCTGAGCGACGTCGCCGCCGGCGCGCTGGTGGGGTTCGCTTCCGCCAAGCTGGCGTCGGGACGCTGGCGAATCTTCAATATCCGTGCTCCCGGCCTGGTGGCGACCCCAAGCGGAATGGGCCTCGGCTGGCAGGCCTCCTTCTGATAAGGTCCCAACCCGTTCGACGACCCTCGACAACTCCTCGCTCGGAGCGACGACCCACCTGGCGCCCAAGCTCGAGCTCCGGCGCGACGGGTTCACGGGGCTGAGCCAGCCGCTCATCGGCGGTCCGGGAAAGCCTCCGGAAGGGGTGGGCAGATAGGAGGGGCGCCGGTTATTTTTCGCCTCCTCCGATCCGGGATCGCACGATGAGCGGTATCTCCAACATTCCCCAGCCCTTCAACGAGCCGGTGCTGAGCTACGCGCCGGAAAGCGCGGAGCGGTCGGCGCTCAAGAGCGCGCTCGCCGCCGTCGGCGCCGAGCGGCCGGAGATCCCCGCCGTGGTCGGCGGCCGCGAGATCCGAAGCGGGGTCACCCAGAACGTCGTCTCCCCGCACTGCCACGGGCGAGTGCTGGCCACGCTGCATCTGGCCGACCAGGCCACCATCGACGCCGCCGTCCGCTCCGCCGTCGAGGCACAGCGCGACTGGGCGCAGTGGCGCTTCGAGGATCGCGCCGCGGTCTTTCTCAAGGCTGCCGAGCTCCTCGCCACCAGCGCCCGGCAGCGGCTCAACGCCGCCACCATGCTGGGCCAGAGCAAGACGGCCTTCCAGGCGGAGATCGACAGCGCGTGCGAGCTGATCGACTTCCTGCGATTCAACGTGCACTACGCCGAGCGGATCTACCAGGAACAGCCTGGCTCCGCGCCCGGCGTCTGGAACCGGCTGGACCACCGGCCGCTGGAAGGCTTCGTCTACGCCATCACCCCGTTCAACTTCACGGCCATCGGCGGCAATCTCCCCACCGCGCCCGCGCTCATGGGCAACGCGGTGGTGTGGAAGCCCGCGCACAGCGCCGCGCTCAGCAACTGGCATTTCTTCACGCTGCTGGAGCAGGCCGGGCTGCCGCCCGGGGTCATCAACTTCCTGCCGGGTGAGGCGGTCGGAGTGAGCCGAGCGCTGCTGGCCAGCCCCGACCTCGCCGGGGTGCACTTCACCGGCTCGACGACGGTGTTCCAGAGCCTCTGGAAGACGATCGCCGATCATCTGGAGCGCTACCGGGCCTATCCGCGGATCGTGGGCGAGACCGGCGGGAAGGATTTCATTCTCGCCCACTCGAGTGCGGATGCGGACGCGCTCGCCGTGGCGATGGTGCGGGGGGCGTACGAGTATCAGGGCCAGAAGTGCAGCGCGGCCTCGCGGGCGTACATTCCCGACACACTCTGGCCCGCCGTCCGCGACCGCGTGGTGGGGATGATCGATGACATCCGGATGGGCGACGTCGCCGATTTCCGGAACTTCATGGGGGCGGTGATCGACGATCGGGCCTTCACTCGGCTCCGCGATCATCTGGAGCAGGCGCGGCGAGACCCCGGCGTCCGGATCGTGGCCGGCGGCGGCACGGACGACAGCGTCGGCTGGTTCGTCCAGCCCACCCTGCTCCAGGCCGAGGATCCGGCGTACCGTCTCATGTGCGAGGAAATCTTCGGGCCGGTGCTCACGGTGCACATCTACCCCGCGGCCCGGTGGACCGAGACGCTCGGGCTGGTGGACCGGACCAGTCCCTACGCGCTCACCGGGGCCGTCTTCTCCCGCGACCGCGCCGCGCTGGCCGATGCGGACCGCGCGCTGCGGCACGCAGCGGGGAACTACTACATCAACGACAAGCCCACCGGGGCCGTGGTGGGGCAGCAGCCGTTCGGCGGCGCGCGGGCGAGTGGGACCAACGACAAGGCGGGCTCAATCCTCAACCTGCTGCGCTGGGTGTCGCCCCGGAGCATCAAGGAGACCTTCGCGCCGGCCAAGGACTACCGCTACCCCTTCATGCTCGAGGCCTGAGCGGATCGACCCCGCCCGAGCATGAGGTCCATCGTGGTGCTGGCCGCGGCGGTCGCGCTTCCCGGTCCCACTGGGGTCCACCCCCTTCACCCGCCGGTCGACTTCCGCTACACCGCCGCTCAACTGCAGTGTGCCCGGTTCGAGGAGATCTCCCGGGGTCGAGTCCTGGTGGAGACCGCCGGCCGGCGCCGGCAGGAAACGGTCGGCCGCTCCGGCCGCTGGAGCCTACGCGCGAGCGACAGCGCGGCCGGGATCGCGCTGGTGGGGTGGTATGACTCGCTGTCGGTGTGGCGCGAGGGCGCGGCGGGAATGAGCATTCCCGATACCGACGGACTCCTTGGCGGGCGCTACCGTGGGGTGCTGACGCCCGCCGGCGGGTA carries:
- a CDS encoding phosphatase PAP2 family protein gives rise to the protein MRFATPAAACLLLVAVPTLALPAPAAAQQQDATVLHWWHGAVAIGGLSALMLLDHPVQRFSQDNRGTGSANVASFVRHFGQPEVYGTMTAGLIVAGLATHHDRVARLGARMGVSLLLAGAANQGAKLAFGRPRPDQSLDADGYNPFSGQASMPSGHTAMAFAWATTLADEIHHPLATVGLYGLATTVGWSRINDNRHWLSDVAAGALVGFASAKLASGRWRIFNIRAPGLVATPSGMGLGWQASF
- the mgtE gene encoding magnesium transporter; translation: MSALPAPPSPELLYLLAGDAEDLLAACENLRPADVAEALNQLPVEAAARVVAALPFNLAVQLLDEPELDRRGEIFERLDEQTAVPLIEAISSDQQVELFRTLREADRTRLFHLLDAPTRDALKLLLAYPPSSAGGIMSTEFVGVPSTWTVDQVKRHISEVGEAKETVYAIYVLNPKDQRLETVVSLREIMLANPAYRVIAVSDSRRPVTVGPLTDREDVARLISKYNLLAIPVVDDGNHVLGIVTVDDVIDALISEQTEDVQKFGGMAATDEPYMQIRLGAMIRKRAGWLCALFLGEMLTAGAMGHFQAEISHAVVLALFIPLIISSGGNSGSQATSLIIRSMALREVQLKDWWRVAVRELPAGLALGAILGIIGLMRILLWQRLGWYDYGPHHVLIAQTVALALVGVVLFGSLAGSMLPFVLRRIGFDPASASAPFVATLVDVTGLVIYFSVALLVLRGTLL
- a CDS encoding acyl-ACP desaturase, whose amino-acid sequence is MGTATDPAIELASKVEVLRDLEGPVQELMEAHERKRELWFPADLIQPQPGVCPDDFVRQLRTQAEGIPDPIRAALALNMLTEEGLPHFHRLLAVYLGDESHWRRWNNLWTAEEDRHGQVLHDYARDTRLFDQRKIEEMQFEYLRRGFHPEWDRDPYRVFVYTTVQERATQFSHGETGRIVSEYEPRLGETLGHVAKDEARHYAFYRSVFELILERDPNQALHSASFILPAIDMPGVSMPGFKELADVIRRAGIYGPRDYLRIVQEQIRYWKIESLQGLNELGRIAQEKIMGIPARLKRIAEIMETRSRAKTFSFEVVFNREFAME
- the trxA gene encoding thioredoxin; translated protein: MPDTARTVRPVVVHCIFCGKANRVDLTRLSAGPKCAQCGRPILLDRPLKVSEADFESTLKGSSVPVLVDFYADWCGPCRMMAPTLDDFTRQHAGELLVLKLDTDASPAISTRFGIRGIPTMIAFHNGVERSRHVGAADLATLEALAGRAQ
- a CDS encoding Na+/H+ antiporter NhaC family protein produces the protein MPERGRIRFPHPLILLVACTLLAAALTHLLPAGQFERREDAATGRSVVVPGTFARVEGQPVGAFHALVAIPKGMADASAVIFYVFLVGGAFAVVDRTGALAALVNWLASRLARRGLWVVPAAGLAFGLGGVLIQMQEELIAFVPVLLLLTRQLGFNPLTAVAMSLGASAIGASFSFIDPFQVGIAQKVAQLPLLSGWQFRIAFLIPAWLTWIAGTMLFAQRTRGVPEVHPIGASGRSGAEAAGWRQTAVLAAVLLSFVFFILGVLRLGWDFDQLSALFFLMGVVAGLLGGLRLADIADAFVEGFRSMAFAALLIGFARGIYVVLDEGRIVDTIVQGLFAPIAGLPTTLAALGMMAVHTMVHFPVPSTSGQAVLTLPLLVPLSDLIGLSRQVTVLAYQYGAGLCEVITPTNGALMAMLAAAGVRYEDWLRFTLPLFALLLALAALGIGVATAIGLR
- a CDS encoding YggT family protein, which encodes MFFPTLDLGARALVVFALVYASIVGLTTWAVRRRRLSPFGAWPRLVRRASDPILLPLERRIIRAGGSPQDAPLWLVVLVVLGGLLLLTLVHWLAGVAVSLSVVASSGPRALARFLVDALFALLMGAIFVRVIASWLGLSPYSRWMRPVVAATDWLIEPIRRILPPLGMFDMSPMVAWLILYVVRGFVLSWM
- the cutA gene encoding divalent-cation tolerance protein CutA; protein product: MTGCCQVTTTLPDRESAARIAADLVGARLAACSQVQGPIDSTYWWQGRVASATEWYCHFKTTLSRLPALRTRLCELHPYDVPEIVAVAIVDGDPAYLRWIEDSVSSPSTAG
- the pruA gene encoding L-glutamate gamma-semialdehyde dehydrogenase — encoded protein: MSGISNIPQPFNEPVLSYAPESAERSALKSALAAVGAERPEIPAVVGGREIRSGVTQNVVSPHCHGRVLATLHLADQATIDAAVRSAVEAQRDWAQWRFEDRAAVFLKAAELLATSARQRLNAATMLGQSKTAFQAEIDSACELIDFLRFNVHYAERIYQEQPGSAPGVWNRLDHRPLEGFVYAITPFNFTAIGGNLPTAPALMGNAVVWKPAHSAALSNWHFFTLLEQAGLPPGVINFLPGEAVGVSRALLASPDLAGVHFTGSTTVFQSLWKTIADHLERYRAYPRIVGETGGKDFILAHSSADADALAVAMVRGAYEYQGQKCSAASRAYIPDTLWPAVRDRVVGMIDDIRMGDVADFRNFMGAVIDDRAFTRLRDHLEQARRDPGVRIVAGGGTDDSVGWFVQPTLLQAEDPAYRLMCEEIFGPVLTVHIYPAARWTETLGLVDRTSPYALTGAVFSRDRAALADADRALRHAAGNYYINDKPTGAVVGQQPFGGARASGTNDKAGSILNLLRWVSPRSIKETFAPAKDYRYPFMLEA
- a CDS encoding GNAT family N-acetyltransferase codes for the protein MSELTIREMEQDEDFSAWFSDLLDQEEDPNGGSAAPDEHYLVLSNEIGNWIGGLRYWLRGGVAHLVDVVVLPQERHQGHAHRLLAAFEERAGLTGGHIAEFWTDDLRSEALLAALGWRRIFQRDDYIGHRSWYLMEKQIGPDAP